The following coding sequences are from one Collimonas arenae window:
- a CDS encoding Crp/Fnr family transcriptional regulator, with amino-acid sequence MFSTPDPNQNHLLAALLDTEFDRLAPHLELIPMQLGDLLYDSGGKLQHVYFPTTSIVSLQYLLENGGSSEIAGVGNEGILGISLFMGGDTTPSRAVVQTGGHGYRLKSHILIEEFNRAGPVMRLLLRYTQALLTQMSQTAVCNRHHSLDQQLCRWLLLTLDRLPSNELTMTQELIANMLGVRREGVTEAAGKLQSLGFIRYRRGHITVLNRAGLNSSVCECYDVVKKEFARLLSDVHQRQSKPAAIRSD; translated from the coding sequence ATGTTCAGTACACCTGACCCAAATCAGAATCATCTCCTGGCAGCGTTGCTTGACACCGAATTCGATCGCCTGGCCCCACATCTGGAATTAATCCCAATGCAGCTGGGCGACTTGCTCTACGATTCCGGCGGCAAGCTGCAGCATGTCTATTTTCCGACAACATCGATCGTCTCGCTGCAATACCTTCTGGAAAACGGCGGTTCCTCCGAAATTGCCGGCGTTGGCAATGAAGGGATACTAGGAATTTCTCTATTCATGGGCGGCGATACCACGCCCAGCCGCGCCGTGGTGCAGACCGGCGGCCATGGCTATCGCCTCAAGTCACACATACTGATTGAAGAATTCAACCGTGCGGGGCCGGTGATGCGCCTGCTGCTGCGCTACACCCAGGCCCTGCTCACACAAATGAGCCAGACGGCAGTGTGCAATCGTCATCATTCGTTGGACCAGCAATTGTGTCGCTGGCTCCTGCTGACGCTGGATCGCCTGCCTTCGAACGAATTGACGATGACCCAGGAATTGATTGCCAACATGCTGGGAGTAAGGCGCGAGGGAGTCACCGAGGCGGCCGGCAAGTTGCAAAGCCTGGGCTTTATCCGCTATCGGCGCGGCCACATCACCGTGCTGAACCGGGCTGGCCTGAACAGCAGCGTCTGCGAATGTTATGACGTCGTCAAAAAGGAATTTGCGCGCTTGCTGTCTGACGTGCACCAGCGTCAGAGTAAACCGGCAGCAATCCGCTCGGACTGA
- a CDS encoding PAS domain-containing hybrid sensor histidine kinase/response regulator: MPTIEMPSAEQLPQAAQQPLLKAGALQDAIFNSANFSCIATDAQGVIQIFNVGAERMLGYKAEDVVDKITPASISDAQELIARAASLSLELDTPITPGFEALVFKASRGIEDIYELTYIRKDGSRFPAMVSVTALRDAQEKVIGYLLIGTDNTARKQVEAEQALLDQRLRDQQFYTRSLIESNIDALMTTDPRGIISDVNQQMEALTGCTRDELIGAPFKNYFTDPQRAEAAITRVLHEGKVTNYELTAHARDGTETVVSYNATTFHNRDNKLQGVFAAARDVTDRKQFEHRLQENNVELENAKAAAEKANLAKSDFLSSMSHELRTPLNAVLGFAQLMASDIPPPSSAQKLSIDQILQAGWYLLRLINEILDLAMVESGKVTLSQESMSLTEVIQDCQAMIEPQAQKRGVQMTFPLLDDLFYVHADRIRVKQVMVNLLSNAIKYNRIDGTVVVNCAMRGADRVRVSVTDTGAGLTPEQLTQLFQPFNRLGQESSVEEGTGIGLVVTKQLVELMGGVLGVESSIGAGSVFWVELPSSSAPELALESVDNHNVGKQDHAVAQPSGSRRTLLYVEDNPANLVLVEQLIARRGDLKLLTAINGHLGIQMARAHHPDVILMDINLPGISGHGALKILLEDVTTAHIPIMALSANAVPRDIQKGIEAGFFRYLTKPIEVMEFMDALDVALRHAEQHGLSNRT, translated from the coding sequence ATGCCCACGATAGAAATGCCGTCTGCCGAACAACTACCGCAAGCCGCACAGCAACCATTGCTAAAGGCGGGCGCCTTGCAAGACGCCATTTTCAACAGCGCCAATTTTTCCTGCATCGCCACCGACGCCCAAGGGGTGATCCAGATTTTCAACGTCGGCGCTGAGCGCATGCTCGGTTATAAGGCAGAGGACGTAGTAGACAAAATTACGCCGGCCAGTATTTCGGATGCGCAGGAACTGATTGCCCGTGCCGCGTCCCTGAGCCTTGAGCTGGATACCCCGATCACTCCAGGCTTTGAGGCGCTGGTGTTCAAGGCATCGCGTGGCATTGAAGACATCTATGAATTGACCTACATTCGCAAGGATGGCAGCCGTTTCCCGGCGATGGTGTCAGTCACAGCACTACGCGATGCGCAAGAAAAGGTGATCGGCTACCTCTTGATCGGCACCGACAACACGGCGCGCAAACAGGTTGAAGCGGAGCAGGCGCTGCTCGATCAGCGCCTGCGCGACCAGCAGTTCTACACGCGTTCATTGATCGAATCGAATATCGACGCTTTGATGACGACCGATCCGCGCGGCATCATCAGCGACGTCAACCAGCAGATGGAAGCGTTGACCGGCTGCACACGCGATGAATTGATAGGGGCGCCGTTCAAGAATTATTTTACCGATCCTCAACGCGCCGAAGCCGCGATCACTCGCGTGCTGCATGAAGGCAAGGTCACCAATTATGAATTGACCGCGCACGCCAGAGATGGCACGGAAACGGTCGTCTCCTACAACGCCACCACATTCCATAACCGCGACAACAAGTTGCAAGGCGTGTTCGCCGCCGCTCGCGACGTCACTGACCGCAAGCAATTCGAGCATAGGCTGCAAGAAAATAACGTCGAGCTGGAAAATGCAAAGGCCGCCGCGGAAAAAGCCAATTTGGCGAAATCGGATTTCCTGTCCAGCATGAGCCATGAATTGCGTACTCCACTTAATGCCGTGCTCGGATTCGCGCAGTTGATGGCATCCGACATACCGCCGCCGTCATCCGCACAGAAGCTGTCGATCGACCAGATTTTGCAAGCCGGATGGTATCTGCTGCGCCTGATCAATGAAATCCTCGATCTGGCAATGGTTGAGTCAGGCAAAGTGACGTTGTCGCAAGAATCGATGTCACTCACTGAGGTCATACAAGACTGCCAGGCCATGATTGAACCGCAGGCGCAAAAGCGCGGCGTGCAAATGACTTTTCCGCTTCTTGACGATCTCTTTTATGTGCATGCCGATCGGATCAGGGTCAAACAAGTAATGGTCAACCTGTTGTCGAATGCAATCAAATACAACCGGATCGACGGCACAGTCGTCGTCAACTGCGCGATGCGCGGCGCAGATCGAGTCCGGGTAAGCGTTACCGACACCGGGGCAGGCCTGACGCCGGAACAGCTAACGCAACTATTCCAGCCGTTCAACCGGCTCGGGCAAGAGAGCAGTGTAGAAGAAGGCACGGGCATCGGCCTGGTGGTCACCAAACAACTGGTCGAGTTGATGGGCGGCGTTCTCGGCGTCGAAAGCAGCATCGGCGCCGGCAGTGTATTTTGGGTGGAACTGCCCTCATCCAGCGCGCCGGAATTGGCACTTGAGAGCGTCGACAATCACAACGTGGGCAAACAGGATCATGCGGTGGCGCAACCGTCGGGCTCACGGCGCACGCTGCTCTATGTCGAAGATAATCCGGCAAATCTGGTGCTGGTAGAGCAATTGATTGCGCGGCGCGGCGATTTGAAACTGCTGACGGCCATCAATGGCCATCTCGGCATACAGATGGCCCGTGCGCATCACCCCGACGTGATTTTAATGGATATCAATTTGCCCGGCATTAGTGGACATGGCGCCTTGAAAATTTTGCTCGAAGATGTAACAACAGCCCACATCCCGATCATGGCGCTGTCGGCCAACGCCGTCCCGCGCGATATCCAGAAAGGCATCGAGGCCGGCTTCTTCCGCTATTTGACAAAACCAATTGAGGTCATGGAGTTCATGGATGCTCTCGACGTTGCGCTGCGCCACGCAGAACAACATGGCTTGTCGAATAGAACCTAG
- a CDS encoding response regulator yields MLEASEILQASILIVDDQEANVLLLEKMLRNAGYQHITSTMNPRTVCPLHLAHRYDLILLDLQMPEMDGFQVMEDLKEIETTGYLPVLVITAQPAHKLRALQAGAKDFVSKPFDLIEVQTRIHNMLEVRLLYRKLDNYNKILEQTVQERTAELRESESRFKSLTELSSDWYWEQDSQGKFTKISGPVFEMLGIDADHASGTSSLATTGQWNETERKQLNDNIANRRPFLDFVYSRTKADGSQQYLQVSGEPMFNVSSLFIGYRGIGMDVTERMHRDQEEKHTRSHAHKTDDGTD; encoded by the coding sequence ATGCTTGAAGCATCCGAAATTCTGCAAGCCAGCATCTTGATCGTGGATGATCAGGAAGCGAATGTTTTGCTGTTGGAAAAAATGCTGCGCAATGCCGGTTACCAGCACATCACGTCGACAATGAATCCCCGAACGGTCTGTCCGTTACATCTGGCGCATCGCTACGATTTGATTTTGCTCGATTTGCAAATGCCGGAAATGGATGGATTTCAGGTCATGGAAGACTTGAAGGAAATCGAAACGACAGGATATTTGCCCGTACTAGTCATCACCGCGCAACCCGCCCACAAGCTGCGCGCGCTGCAAGCCGGCGCCAAAGATTTTGTCAGCAAGCCGTTCGACTTGATTGAAGTGCAGACACGCATCCATAACATGTTGGAAGTGCGGCTGCTGTACAGAAAACTGGATAATTACAACAAGATACTGGAACAGACAGTCCAGGAACGCACGGCCGAATTGCGCGAGAGCGAGTCCCGCTTCAAGAGTTTGACGGAACTGTCATCGGACTGGTATTGGGAACAGGATTCGCAAGGAAAATTTACCAAAATCTCCGGACCAGTCTTTGAAATGCTAGGAATCGACGCAGACCACGCATCAGGTACGAGCAGCCTTGCAACGACGGGGCAATGGAATGAGACCGAACGCAAGCAGTTGAACGACAACATTGCCAATCGTCGCCCTTTTCTCGATTTTGTGTATAGCCGCACCAAAGCTGATGGAAGTCAGCAATATCTTCAGGTCAGCGGAGAACCGATGTTCAATGTAAGCAGTCTGTTTATCGGCTATCGCGGCATCGGCATGGATGTCACCGAGCGCATGCATCGCGATCAGGAAGAAAAGCATACGCGCAGTCATGCGCATAAAACCGACGACGGCACGGATTAA
- a CDS encoding methyl-accepting chemotaxis protein, with amino-acid sequence MNIRNLKIGQKLFLSFSAVIILLLLLATLAYIRIGGLINDINLTNMDRYPKTVLAHTIKDELNETARSLRNLLLMTDADSRDKEFSGIEKNSKVITESIDRLDKTITTPRGRELLKELTENRQKFIATRTTFLKLVKEGKNGEATSVLFNDLRPAQLSYQDTLDKLINFQSSLMEESGKASESQAGETRMGVLLLSIAATLIGVLVGVLVTRSITRPLRGAVAIARKVADGDLTSTIVVDSTDETGQLLAALKDMNGSLENIISQVRNGTDTIATASGQIASGNQDLSSRTEQQASSLEETASSMEEMTSIVKQNADNANQANRLAISASDVAVRGGEVVSRVVDTMSSIKDSSRKIVDIIGVIDGIAFQTNILALNAAVEAARAGEQGRGFAVVATEVRNLAQRSAGAAKEIKQLIGDSVEKVDAGSDLVNQAGSTMSEIVASVKRVTDIMEEITSASREQDAGIEQINQAIGEMDTVTQQNAALVEEAAAATLSLQEQADNLAQVVRVFKLNDKHGVVAMPMANRQHEAFTQVETRRRATRSRIELVASNSARKKNIANGEWEEL; translated from the coding sequence ATGAATATTAGAAACCTGAAAATTGGTCAGAAGTTATTCCTGAGTTTTAGTGCCGTCATCATATTGCTGCTATTGCTCGCGACCCTTGCCTACATTCGTATCGGCGGGTTGATCAATGATATTAATTTGACGAATATGGACCGTTATCCCAAAACGGTTCTGGCTCACACCATCAAGGATGAGCTGAATGAAACCGCGCGCTCTCTACGTAATCTTCTTTTAATGACAGATGCTGACAGCCGGGATAAGGAATTTTCAGGTATCGAGAAAAATTCCAAAGTCATCACCGAATCGATTGATCGACTGGACAAAACCATTACCACCCCGAGGGGCCGCGAACTTCTCAAGGAACTCACGGAAAACAGGCAAAAATTCATCGCCACGAGAACGACCTTCCTCAAGCTTGTGAAGGAGGGCAAGAACGGTGAAGCAACGAGCGTACTGTTCAACGACTTGCGTCCGGCGCAACTGAGCTATCAGGATACGCTCGATAAACTGATCAATTTTCAATCCAGCCTGATGGAGGAATCTGGCAAGGCGTCTGAATCACAAGCAGGCGAAACACGCATGGGTGTGTTGTTACTCTCGATCGCGGCCACGTTGATTGGCGTACTGGTCGGCGTGCTGGTGACGCGCAGCATTACGCGGCCGTTGCGCGGAGCCGTTGCTATCGCGCGCAAGGTAGCAGATGGTGACTTGACCAGCACCATCGTGGTGGACTCGACCGATGAAACCGGCCAATTACTGGCGGCGCTGAAGGATATGAACGGCAGCCTCGAAAATATCATTAGCCAGGTGCGTAACGGCACCGACACCATTGCCACCGCATCGGGACAGATCGCCAGCGGCAATCAGGACCTTTCTTCACGCACCGAGCAGCAGGCCAGTTCGTTGGAGGAAACCGCGTCCTCGATGGAGGAAATGACTTCCATCGTTAAACAAAATGCAGATAATGCCAATCAAGCTAACCGCTTGGCGATATCGGCATCGGACGTGGCGGTTAGGGGCGGAGAGGTCGTGTCTCGGGTGGTGGATACGATGAGCTCGATCAAGGATTCTTCGCGGAAGATCGTCGATATCATCGGCGTCATCGATGGCATCGCTTTCCAAACCAATATCCTTGCGCTGAATGCGGCGGTGGAGGCGGCGCGTGCGGGCGAACAGGGGCGTGGTTTCGCAGTGGTGGCGACGGAAGTGCGCAACCTGGCGCAGCGTTCTGCCGGCGCCGCTAAAGAAATCAAGCAGTTGATTGGCGATTCGGTCGAGAAAGTCGACGCCGGCAGCGATCTGGTCAATCAGGCCGGCAGCACCATGAGCGAGATCGTCGCCAGCGTCAAGCGGGTGACCGACATCATGGAGGAGATTACCTCTGCCAGCAGGGAGCAAGACGCCGGCATCGAACAGATCAATCAGGCCATAGGCGAGATGGACACGGTGACGCAGCAGAATGCGGCATTGGTGGAAGAGGCGGCCGCCGCAACCTTGTCGCTGCAAGAGCAGGCCGACAATCTGGCGCAGGTTGTCAGGGTGTTCAAACTCAACGACAAGCACGGGGTAGTCGCCATGCCGATGGCCAATCGACAACATGAAGCGTTCACTCAGGTGGAAACTCGGCGGCGCGCTACGCGGAGCCGGATAGAACTTGTCGCCAGTAACAGCGCGCGTAAAAAAAATATCGCCAACGGCGAATGGGAAGAACTTTAA
- a CDS encoding NADP-dependent oxidoreductase encodes MKAYFIKRYGKSEMLTSGDLPEPGLRDDDVLVRIHAAGVNPLDNKIRDGEFKLLLPYKMPLILGNDMAGVVVRVGTGVRRFKVGDEVYARPDDDRIGTFAEFIAIKEKSLALKPANLTMEEASSIPLVALTAWQTLVEKGKLKKGQKVLIHAGSGGVGTIAIQLARHIGATVATTASTANADMLKGLGADIVIDYKKDDFSSKLKDYDLVLDTQGGDTLKKSLSVLKPGGKLIGIAGPPDPDFARLRGMNGFLRLVMGLLSYGIRKAARRSGASYSFHFMIANGQQLGEITSLIEAGHIRPVVDRVFPFEETKQALDYVETGRTKGKVVIKVR; translated from the coding sequence ATGAAAGCATACTTCATCAAGCGCTACGGCAAATCGGAGATGCTCACCTCGGGCGACCTGCCCGAGCCGGGACTGCGTGATGATGACGTCCTGGTGCGGATTCACGCCGCCGGCGTCAATCCGCTGGACAATAAAATCCGGGATGGCGAATTCAAGCTGTTGCTGCCATATAAGATGCCGTTGATCCTGGGCAACGACATGGCCGGTGTGGTAGTGCGGGTCGGTACGGGCGTACGCCGTTTCAAGGTGGGTGACGAGGTCTACGCGCGGCCGGATGACGATCGCATCGGCACGTTTGCCGAATTCATCGCGATCAAGGAAAAATCGCTGGCCCTGAAGCCGGCCAACCTGACGATGGAGGAGGCCTCGTCGATTCCGCTGGTCGCGCTGACCGCGTGGCAGACACTGGTCGAAAAAGGTAAGCTGAAGAAGGGCCAGAAAGTGCTGATTCACGCCGGTTCGGGTGGTGTCGGCACGATAGCGATTCAACTGGCCAGGCACATCGGCGCCACGGTCGCCACCACCGCCAGCACAGCCAACGCTGACATGCTAAAGGGCCTAGGGGCCGACATCGTCATCGATTACAAGAAGGACGACTTCTCGAGCAAATTGAAGGACTATGACCTTGTGCTCGACACGCAGGGCGGGGATACACTGAAAAAATCCCTGAGCGTGCTCAAGCCAGGCGGCAAGCTGATCGGCATTGCCGGCCCGCCGGATCCCGATTTCGCCAGGCTGCGCGGCATGAACGGCTTTCTCCGCCTGGTGATGGGATTGCTCAGCTACGGCATCCGGAAAGCGGCCAGGCGCAGCGGCGCCAGCTATTCCTTCCACTTCATGATTGCCAACGGCCAGCAACTGGGTGAAATCACCAGCTTGATCGAAGCCGGCCACATCCGGCCGGTGGTCGACCGCGTCTTCCCCTTCGAGGAAACCAAACAGGCCTTGGACTACGTAGAAACGGGACGTACGAAGGGGAAGGTCGTGATCAAAGTGCGCTAG
- a CDS encoding oxidoreductase: MGSKIAIVTGASSGIGEATAEQLAKAGYRVYGSSRRGAQGESSKRTFEMLALDVTSDASVAAAVSEVLRLEGHIDLLVNNAGFGVAPAAAEESSIQQAQAIFDTNFFGAVRMIRAVLPHMRQRRSGRIINISSVLGFVPMPYMALYSATKHAMEGYSEALDQELRTQGIRVSLVEPAYIKSPFDANQLQPDQALDEYRDLRAGLDLRVKQALEGADAPGVVAETVVQVARTATPKVRYTSGALAGRLSFLRRFAPAVLVEAGVRKDLRLDSQPAVRKRATALSQ; encoded by the coding sequence ATGGGCAGCAAGATCGCAATCGTGACCGGAGCGTCATCGGGTATCGGCGAAGCCACCGCCGAGCAACTCGCCAAGGCAGGCTACAGGGTGTATGGCAGCAGCCGCCGTGGCGCGCAGGGAGAAAGCAGCAAGCGCACGTTCGAGATGCTGGCGCTGGATGTGACCAGCGACGCATCCGTGGCAGCCGCCGTCAGCGAAGTGCTGCGGCTTGAAGGGCATATCGACCTGTTGGTCAACAACGCCGGCTTCGGCGTCGCGCCTGCAGCGGCCGAAGAGAGCTCGATCCAGCAGGCGCAGGCGATCTTCGATACCAATTTCTTCGGCGCCGTCCGGATGATCCGCGCCGTCCTGCCGCACATGCGGCAGCGCAGGAGCGGGCGTATTATCAACATCAGCTCGGTATTGGGTTTTGTGCCGATGCCGTACATGGCGCTGTACTCGGCCACCAAGCACGCAATGGAAGGTTATTCGGAAGCTCTAGACCAGGAGTTGCGCACTCAGGGCATCCGCGTTTCGTTGGTCGAACCGGCCTACATCAAGTCGCCGTTCGACGCCAACCAGTTGCAGCCCGACCAGGCGCTCGACGAGTATCGAGACCTGCGAGCGGGATTGGATCTGCGCGTGAAGCAAGCACTTGAGGGCGCAGATGCTCCGGGTGTGGTGGCCGAGACGGTGGTGCAGGTAGCGCGAACGGCGACGCCGAAAGTACGCTACACCTCGGGCGCCCTGGCCGGCCGCCTTAGCTTCCTGCGCCGATTCGCGCCAGCCGTGCTGGTCGAAGCCGGCGTGCGTAAGGACTTGAGGCTTGACTCCCAGCCGGCAGTGCGCAAACGCGCCACAGCCCTGTCACAATAA
- a CDS encoding TetR/AcrR family transcriptional regulator — translation MMIVMRAKSTYQGSKRATPSRKEVTHDRIVEVAARAIRRSGYAGTGVADIMKEAGLTHGGFYAHFASRETLLAEAADRAGAEAVSLSAGIAAAAAPGQSLQAVMQAYLSQQHLEDVENGCPVAALGSEMHRQALEVRHAATRHIKEMIDVVARQLPDWGTPGAHEQAMFMVSSMIGTMMMARAVDDPRLSEALRKAALKHFSEAGK, via the coding sequence ATGATGATCGTCATGCGAGCGAAATCAACCTATCAAGGCAGCAAGCGTGCCACCCCGAGCCGCAAGGAAGTGACGCACGATCGCATCGTCGAGGTGGCTGCGCGCGCGATCCGGCGTAGTGGTTATGCTGGCACCGGGGTGGCGGATATCATGAAGGAAGCCGGACTCACGCACGGCGGTTTTTATGCACACTTCGCCTCGCGCGAGACGCTGCTGGCAGAAGCGGCTGACCGCGCTGGTGCCGAAGCAGTCAGCTTGTCGGCTGGCATCGCTGCCGCTGCGGCGCCGGGACAGTCCTTGCAGGCTGTGATGCAGGCCTATTTGTCGCAGCAACACCTGGAGGACGTGGAGAATGGTTGCCCGGTGGCCGCGCTTGGCTCCGAGATGCATCGCCAGGCGCTGGAGGTGCGGCATGCGGCCACCCGCCACATCAAGGAGATGATCGATGTGGTGGCCCGCCAGTTGCCCGATTGGGGAACTCCCGGTGCGCACGAACAGGCCATGTTCATGGTCAGTTCGATGATCGGCACGATGATGATGGCGCGCGCGGTTGATGATCCAAGGTTGTCCGAGGCGCTGCGTAAAGCGGCGCTCAAGCATTTTTCGGAGGCTGGCAAATGA
- a CDS encoding phage virion morphogenesis protein, whose product MARIARMHQERLTNKVSKKRPEYRHPSGLLLGFSANDQTLIRDALLYHIGNF is encoded by the coding sequence GTGGCGCGGATTGCCCGCATGCATCAGGAAAGATTGACCAACAAGGTTTCAAAGAAAAGGCCGGAGTATCGCCACCCGTCCGGGCTTTTACTTGGTTTCAGCGCCAACGATCAAACCTTGATTCGTGATGCGCTGTTGTACCACATAGGCAATTTCTAA
- a CDS encoding DUF6404 family protein has translation MSYPFEVSAALTTLEATGIWRFNYAPPLYRLAWNAGISLPPPHFARFTFNFIFSTIWFGIVWSLLMWSRNFPHHGKSVIATIGGSVAAGILFGFFMALYYRHGAHKYRLPTWSSIQVLPHSKFT, from the coding sequence TTGTCCTATCCGTTCGAAGTTAGCGCAGCATTGACGACATTGGAAGCCACGGGTATTTGGCGCTTCAACTACGCGCCACCTTTGTATCGATTGGCCTGGAATGCAGGTATTTCGCTTCCACCCCCGCATTTCGCACGTTTTACTTTCAATTTTATATTCTCGACCATCTGGTTTGGAATTGTATGGTCGCTACTCATGTGGTCCAGGAATTTTCCTCACCATGGCAAGAGCGTTATTGCGACCATTGGCGGGTCAGTTGCGGCGGGCATTCTGTTCGGTTTTTTCATGGCGCTCTACTACCGACACGGAGCACATAAATATCGCTTGCCCACTTGGTCAAGCATCCAGGTGTTGCCCCACTCAAAATTTACCTAA
- the trmB gene encoding tRNA (guanosine(46)-N7)-methyltransferase TrmB: MSENKSGKPLFYDPTEHRIRSFVTRAGRLSTAQARAIEELGPRFCVPYDKAVVDLDQVFGRSAPTVLEIGFGMGETSAKIAAGMPEKNFLGVEVHTPGVGSLLKLIGEQQLENLRLIQHDAVEVLTNMIAPGSLAGAHVFFPDPWHKARHNKRRLIQGPLVSLLASRIAPGGYLHCATDWQEYAEQMLDVLSAEPLLKNTAETYAERPDYRPVTKFENRGLRLGHGVWDLVFTRV; this comes from the coding sequence ATGTCAGAAAACAAATCCGGCAAACCACTTTTTTACGATCCGACCGAGCATCGGATTCGCAGCTTTGTCACGCGCGCCGGGCGGTTGTCGACGGCGCAGGCGCGGGCAATTGAGGAACTGGGGCCGCGTTTTTGTGTTCCTTATGACAAGGCAGTGGTTGATCTCGACCAGGTTTTCGGGCGCAGCGCGCCGACTGTCCTGGAGATTGGCTTCGGCATGGGCGAGACTTCGGCGAAAATTGCTGCCGGCATGCCGGAAAAGAATTTCCTTGGGGTTGAGGTACATACGCCTGGCGTCGGCAGTTTGCTGAAACTGATCGGCGAACAACAGCTGGAAAACTTGCGGTTGATCCAGCACGATGCGGTGGAAGTACTGACCAACATGATTGCGCCAGGCTCGCTGGCCGGCGCCCATGTGTTTTTTCCTGATCCTTGGCACAAGGCGCGTCACAACAAGCGGCGCCTGATCCAGGGGCCGTTGGTGAGTTTGCTGGCATCGCGCATTGCGCCGGGCGGCTATCTGCATTGCGCAACCGACTGGCAGGAGTATGCTGAACAAATGCTGGACGTATTGAGCGCCGAGCCGTTGCTGAAAAATACCGCTGAAACCTATGCGGAGCGGCCCGATTATCGCCCCGTGACCAAGTTCGAGAATCGCGGCCTGCGTCTTGGACATGGCGTATGGGATTTGGTATTTACACGCGTTTGA
- the thiL gene encoding thiamine-phosphate kinase gives MLSEFDLISRYFTRPARSYIAQIALGVGDDCALLTPAAGTQIAISTDMLVEGRHFFPDAEPFTLGHKCLAVNLSDLAAMGARPLAFTLALALPAAREEWLGPFSAGLLALADSHHCELIGGDTTKGPLNICITVFGETLPGQALRRDAAQAGDDIWVSGTLGDARLALAGYRNELTDQLVMDAEQHALAATRMHQPTPRVALGIALRGIARAAIDISDGLIGDLGHILARSGVGATLAVDSLPAGPVLTQQTQAIRRHFTLAGGDDYELCFTAPADRRDAVFAAGQAAATAVTRIGSIDAASGLRLHDADGAVLNLQLTSFDHFRST, from the coding sequence ATGTTGTCCGAATTCGACCTAATCTCCCGCTACTTCACTCGCCCGGCGCGCAGCTATATTGCGCAGATTGCCCTCGGCGTTGGTGATGACTGCGCATTGCTGACACCCGCTGCCGGCACCCAAATCGCCATCTCCACCGATATGCTGGTGGAAGGACGGCATTTCTTTCCCGACGCAGAACCGTTCACGCTGGGCCACAAGTGCTTGGCGGTTAACCTGTCCGACCTGGCGGCAATGGGTGCGCGGCCGCTGGCGTTTACCTTGGCGCTAGCGCTGCCTGCCGCCCGCGAAGAGTGGCTGGGGCCGTTTTCCGCCGGTTTGCTGGCCTTGGCCGATTCGCATCATTGCGAACTGATCGGCGGCGATACCACCAAAGGCCCGCTGAATATCTGCATCACGGTATTCGGCGAAACCTTGCCGGGCCAGGCATTGCGCCGCGATGCTGCGCAAGCCGGCGACGACATCTGGGTCTCCGGTACGCTGGGCGATGCGCGGCTGGCGCTGGCGGGTTACCGCAACGAATTGACCGATCAACTGGTAATGGATGCCGAGCAGCATGCGCTGGCGGCAACGCGCATGCACCAGCCGACGCCGCGCGTTGCATTGGGCATTGCATTGCGCGGGATCGCGCGGGCGGCAATCGATATTTCCGATGGCTTGATCGGCGACCTCGGCCATATCCTGGCGCGCTCCGGCGTCGGCGCCACGCTGGCGGTCGACAGCTTGCCAGCAGGCCCGGTCCTGACGCAACAAACCCAGGCGATCCGCCGCCACTTCACATTGGCCGGCGGCGACGACTATGAACTGTGTTTCACCGCCCCCGCTGACCGCCGCGACGCCGTGTTCGCCGCAGGCCAGGCAGCGGCTACCGCCGTGACCCGTATTGGCAGCATTGATGCCGCCAGCGGCTTGCGCCTGCACGATGCCGACGGCGCCGTGCTGAACCTGCAACTTACTTCCTTCGACCATTTTCGCTCCACATGA